Proteins encoded in a region of the Flavobacterium sp. MDT1-60 genome:
- a CDS encoding SDR family NAD(P)-dependent oxidoreductase has product MFSLQNKKAVVTGGGSGIGKAISVLFAKQGAEVHIIELTEESAKTAVEEIKANGGKVVSHACNVANQEEVLATFEKIGNINILINNAGIAHVGKVDTTPAVDFDRVMEVNVKGVYNCLFAAIPQFRLSNGGVIINMASIAAWVGIPDRFAYSTAKGAVMAMTLSVAKDYIKENIRCNSISPARVHTPFVDGFISKNYAGKEAEMFEKLSQSQPIGRMGKPDEIAALALYLCSDEAGFITGCDYPIDGGFIKLNN; this is encoded by the coding sequence ATGTTTTCATTACAAAATAAAAAAGCGGTTGTTACCGGTGGTGGCAGCGGAATTGGGAAAGCTATTTCGGTTTTATTTGCAAAACAGGGAGCTGAAGTTCATATTATTGAACTAACAGAGGAAAGTGCTAAAACAGCTGTTGAAGAAATAAAAGCAAATGGCGGAAAAGTAGTTTCGCATGCCTGTAATGTAGCCAACCAGGAAGAAGTTTTAGCAACATTCGAAAAAATCGGCAACATCAATATTCTAATCAACAACGCAGGAATCGCACATGTTGGAAAAGTAGACACTACGCCGGCAGTAGATTTTGATCGCGTAATGGAGGTAAATGTAAAAGGAGTTTATAATTGTTTGTTTGCAGCGATTCCACAATTTAGGCTTTCAAATGGCGGTGTCATTATCAATATGGCATCAATCGCAGCGTGGGTTGGTATTCCGGACCGGTTTGCTTATTCAACTGCCAAAGGAGCTGTTATGGCCATGACATTATCTGTTGCAAAAGATTATATAAAAGAAAACATTCGTTGTAATTCTATTTCACCTGCAAGGGTTCACACCCCTTTTGTTGATGGTTTTATCTCGAAAAATTACGCGGGTAAAGAAGCAGAAATGTTCGAAAAATTATCACAGTCACAACCAATAGGAAGAATGGGAAAACCAGATGAAATCGCAGCATTGGCCTTATACCTATGCAGCGACGAAGCCGGATTCATCACAGGCTGTGATTACCCAATCGACGGAGGATTTATCAAATTAAATAACTGA
- a CDS encoding fumarylacetoacetate hydrolase family protein, which yields MKLIRFGAIGKEKPGVLIGEKRYDVSSIVTDFNENFFEENGLEKLQKALDSNPALPEVDASVRLGSPVARPSKIICIGLNYVDHCKETGAPIPTEPIIFFKSTTSLCGPNDNLIIPKNSKKTDWEVELAFVVGKKASYVEEAEALDYVAGYALLNDYSERAYQLERGGQWAKGKGSDTFAPLGPFLATKDEVKDVGNLSMWLTVNGKKYQDSNTLNLVFKIPFLLHYLSQFMTLLPGDIISTGTPPGVGLGIKPDPIYLKAGDIVELGIEGLGTSKQTAVAYSK from the coding sequence ATGAAATTAATACGTTTTGGAGCAATAGGAAAAGAAAAACCAGGAGTTTTAATTGGTGAAAAGAGATATGATGTTTCGTCAATTGTAACAGACTTTAACGAAAATTTTTTTGAAGAAAATGGCTTGGAGAAATTGCAAAAAGCATTAGATAGTAATCCAGCTTTACCTGAAGTTGATGCTAGTGTACGTTTAGGTTCTCCTGTGGCGAGACCTTCAAAAATAATCTGTATTGGACTAAATTACGTAGATCACTGCAAAGAAACCGGTGCGCCAATTCCGACGGAGCCAATCATCTTTTTTAAATCGACTACTTCTTTATGTGGGCCAAATGACAATTTGATCATCCCAAAAAATAGTAAAAAAACAGACTGGGAAGTAGAACTGGCATTTGTGGTGGGTAAAAAAGCAAGTTATGTAGAAGAAGCGGAAGCTTTGGATTATGTTGCAGGTTATGCTCTGCTTAATGATTACAGTGAAAGAGCTTATCAGTTAGAGCGCGGTGGACAATGGGCAAAAGGAAAAGGAAGCGATACATTCGCACCACTTGGGCCCTTTTTGGCGACTAAAGATGAAGTAAAAGATGTTGGTAATTTGTCGATGTGGCTGACTGTAAATGGTAAAAAATACCAAGACAGTAATACATTGAATTTGGTTTTCAAAATTCCATTTTTACTACATTATTTAAGTCAGTTTATGACGTTGCTTCCTGGCGATATCATCAGTACAGGAACGCCTCCGGGAGTTGGTTTGGGAATAAAACCAGATCCAATTTATCTTAAAGCAGGTGATATTGTAGAATTGGGAATTGAAGGTTTAGGAACCAGCAAACAAACTGCAGTAGCGTACAGTAAGTAA
- the fucP gene encoding L-fucose:H+ symporter permease produces MALITQIDIEKDFGSKENKKWLFPFILVTSLFFFWGFVHNLDPILIPHLRKAFNLTDLESSLIDSSVFIAYFVMALPAGYIMRKYGYKSGIMIGLVLFGIGSILFVPAANSLQYIYFLGALFVIACGLTFLETAANPYVTILGPSETATKRLNFSQSFNGLAAFIAPAYIGPMILSGKNLTQTELDAMAPAALHAHILEEAASVKMPYLILGLIILAVAVVFYFTNMPDVKDEDKEGAEGASFAGALKSMRLRWGILAQFFYVGAQVCVGSFFIKMATTSAALDEDIAAKFLGFYGLAFMLGRFAGTFFMQYIQPRKLLIIYSIVTMLLSVVAIIGTGMLVVYTLIAIAFFMSIMFPTIFSMGIDGLGHNTKIGSSLIVMSIVGGALLPPVLGFISDATGSIQNGYVVPLICFSVILLFAFNGHKTNKA; encoded by the coding sequence ATGGCATTAATAACTCAGATAGATATTGAAAAGGATTTTGGCTCCAAAGAGAATAAAAAGTGGCTGTTTCCTTTTATATTGGTAACCAGTTTGTTTTTTTTCTGGGGATTTGTACACAATTTAGATCCGATACTTATTCCACATTTAAGAAAAGCATTTAATCTTACCGACTTAGAATCTTCTTTAATCGATTCTTCTGTTTTCATAGCCTATTTTGTCATGGCTTTGCCAGCAGGTTACATCATGAGAAAATACGGTTATAAATCAGGTATCATGATCGGATTGGTTTTGTTTGGTATTGGTTCAATATTGTTTGTGCCTGCTGCTAATTCATTGCAATATATCTATTTTTTGGGGGCATTATTTGTCATTGCGTGTGGACTTACATTTTTGGAAACAGCGGCTAATCCATATGTAACAATTTTGGGACCATCTGAAACGGCAACCAAAAGATTGAATTTTTCACAATCGTTTAACGGATTGGCAGCTTTTATTGCTCCCGCATACATTGGACCAATGATTTTATCAGGGAAAAACTTAACTCAGACTGAATTAGATGCTATGGCTCCTGCAGCACTACACGCTCATATTTTAGAAGAAGCGGCAAGTGTAAAGATGCCTTATCTGATTTTAGGATTGATTATTCTGGCAGTAGCAGTAGTCTTTTATTTTACCAACATGCCCGATGTGAAAGATGAAGATAAAGAAGGAGCAGAGGGTGCCAGTTTTGCCGGAGCCTTGAAATCAATGCGTTTACGATGGGGAATTTTAGCACAATTCTTTTATGTGGGAGCACAGGTTTGTGTAGGAAGTTTTTTTATCAAAATGGCGACAACTTCGGCAGCTTTAGATGAAGATATCGCAGCTAAATTTTTAGGTTTTTATGGTCTGGCATTTATGTTAGGTCGTTTCGCAGGAACATTCTTTATGCAATATATACAACCAAGAAAGTTATTGATCATTTATTCGATCGTCACTATGCTATTATCAGTAGTAGCTATAATCGGAACGGGAATGTTAGTGGTCTATACTTTAATTGCAATTGCATTTTTTATGAGCATTATGTTTCCTACGATTTTTTCAATGGGAATTGACGGACTTGGACATAATACCAAAATCGGATCTTCATTAATAGTAATGTCAATAGTTGGGGGAGCGTTACTTCCTCCGGTTTTAGGATTCATTTCAGATGCTACAGGAAGTATTCAGAATGGTTATGTAGTTCCGCTGATCTGTTTTTCAGTAATACTATTGTTCGCATTTAACGGGCATAAAACAAATAAAGCATAA